In a single window of the Elaeis guineensis isolate ETL-2024a chromosome 8, EG11, whole genome shotgun sequence genome:
- the LOC105050948 gene encoding plant intracellular Ras-group-related LRR protein 6-like, whose protein sequence is MMMEGRKRVEKNTAQKVKDKAQKVDLSGMSLNSLSNPPAMELLCITKLDLSNNNLESIPESLTARLLNLEVLDVHSNQLKALPNSIGCLTKLKVFNVSSNLLVSLPKAIENCCALEEMNANFNQLTRLPDTMGYELTNLRTLSVHSNKLAFLPSSTSHLTSLRSLDAHLNCLSSLPDGLENLIRLQSLNLSHNFHHLCALPFSLGLLISLTDLDISYNNLTALPSSLGCLTKLRALHVEGNPLVSPPMAVVHRGVNAMREYLSARMNERAKIDGLPSSKTSFIGKLVKCTTFGGRRISTGGLDWESGESLLSDYRVVKGFATPKHVGTFSPRRLFSSRRSQSLKL, encoded by the exons ATGATGATGGAGGGAAGAAAGAGAGTGGAGAAGAACACGGCACAAAAGGTGAAGGACAAAGCGCAGAAGGTGGATCTGAGTGGGATGAGCTTGAATTCCCTGTCAAACCCGCCTGCTATGGAATTGTTGTGTATTACCAAGCTCGACCTCTCCAACAACAACCTTGAG AGCATTCCAGAATCACTTACGGCGAGGCTTTTAAACTTGGAGGTATTGGACGTGCATTCGAACCAGCTGAAGGCGCTGCCCAACTCTATTGGTTGCCTTACCAAGCTCAAAGTCTTCAATGTCTCCAGCAACCTTCTTGTGTCCCTTCCGAAGGCCATTGAGAATTGCTG TGCTCTGGAGGAGATGAATGCCAACTTCAACCAGCTGACCAGGCTGCCGGACACCATGGGCTACGAGCTGACCAACCTCCGGACTCTTTCAGTTCACTCCAACAAGCTGGCCTTCCTCCCATCCTCCACCTCCCACCTGACCTCCCTGCGCTCCCTCGACGCCCACCTCAACTGCCTCAGCTCCCTCCCTGACGGCCTCGAGAACCTTATCCGCCTCCAGTCCCTCAACCTCAGCCACAATTTCCACCATCTGTGCGCCCTCCCCTTCTCCCTCGGTCTTCTCATCTCCCTCACCGACCTCGACATCAGCTACAACAACCTCACCGCGCTCCCCAGCTCCCTTGGCTGCCTCACCAAGCTCCGCGCCCTCCATGTTGAGGGCAACCCCCTCGTGAGCCCTCCCATGGCCGTCGTCCATCGAGGAGTGAACGCCATGCGCGAGTACTTGAGTGCAAGAATGAATGAGAGAGCGAAAATAGACGGCCTTCCCTCGAGCAAGACGTCCTTCATCGGAAAGCTGGTGAAATGCACAACGTTCGGCGGCCGGAGGATATCAACCGGCGGGTTAGACTGGGAGAGTGGCGAGTCCTTGCTGTCGGACTACCGCGTGGTGAAGGGATTCGCGACACCAAAGCATGTGGGCACGTTCTCGCCTCGCCGGCTCTTCTCGTCACGAAGATCTCAGTCTCTGAAGCTGTAG
- the LOC105050839 gene encoding coatomer subunit beta-1, translating to MEKSSTLLIHFDKGSPALANEIKEAMEGNDVPAKIDAMKKAIMLLLNGETLPQLFITIVRYVLPSEDHTIQKLLLLYLEIIDKTDARGRVLPEMILICQNLRNNLQHPNEYIRGVTLRFLCRLSEAEILEPLIPSVLTNLEHRHPFIRRHALLAICAIYRLPQGEQLLPDAPELVEKALSSEQDLSARRNAFLMLATCAQDRAVGYLLTHTDQVPMWGDLLQMAALDLVRKVCRSNRAEKGKYIKIIISLLSSPSTAVIYESAGILVSLSSAPTAIRAAANTYCQLLLSQSDNNVKLIVLDRLNELKSSHRDIMVEVIMDVLRALSSPNLDIRRKTLDIALELITPRNIDEVVLTLKKEVVKTQSGELEKNGEYRQMLVQAIHTCAIKFPEVASTVVHLLMDFLGDTNVASAIDVVLFVREIIETNPKLRVSIITRLLDTFYQIRAARVCSCALWIIGEYCLSLSEVESGIAMIKQCLGDLPFYTTTEEGEVTDASKQPQQVNSSVIVSSRRPMILADGTYATQSAASETAFSAPTIVPGSVASTGNLRSLILSGDFFLGAVVACTLTKLVLRLEEVQPSKAEANKACTSALLIMVSMLQLGQSSFLPHPIDNDSYDRIVLCIRLLCNTGDEVRKIWLQSCRQSFAKMLAEKQFRETEEIKAKAQISHAQPDDLIDFYHLKSRKGMSQLELEDEVQDDLKRATGEFMKDGDDANKLNRILQLTGFSDPVYAEAYVTVHHYDIVLDVTVINRTKETLQNLCLELATMGDLKLVDRPQNYTLAPESSKQIRANIKVSSTETGVIFGNIVYETSNVLERTVVVLNDIHIDIMDYISPSTCADVAFRNMWAEFEWENKVAVNTVIQDEKEFLNHIIKSTNMKCLTPPSALDGECGFLAANLYAKSVFGEDALVNVSIEKQADGKLSGYIRIRSKTQGIALSLGDKITLKQKGGS from the exons ATGGAGAAATCTAGCACGCTTCTGATCCACTTCGACAAGGGCTCCCCAGCCCTAGCGAACGAGATCAAGGAGGCCATGGAAGGCAACGACGTCCCGGCCAAGATCGACGCCATGAAGAAGGCCATCATGCTCCTCCTCAACGGCGAGACCCTCCCGCAACTCTTCATCACTATCGTCCGCTACGTCCTCCCCTCCGAGGACCACACAATTCAAAAGCTCCTCTTGCTCTACCTGGAGATCATCGACAAGACCGACGCCCGTGGCCGTGTCCTCCCGGAGATGATCCTTATCTGCCAGAACCTCCGCAACAACCTCCAGCACCCCAACGAGTACATTCGCGGCGTCACTCTCCGCTTCCTCTGCCGCCTCTCTGAGGCCGAGATCTTGGAGCCCTTGATCCCCTCCGTCCTCACCAACCTCGAGCACCGCCACCCTTTCATCCGCCGCCACGCCCTCCTCGCCATCTGCGCCATCTACCGTCTCCCCCAGGGCGAGCAGCTCCTCCCCGATGCCCCCGAGCTGGTCGAGAAGGCCCTCTCCTCCGAGCAGGACCTGTCGGCCCGGCGCAACGCCTTCCTCATGCTCGCCACCTGCGCCCAGGACCGTGCCGTTGGCTACCTCCTCACCCACACTGATCAGGTCCCGATGTGGGGTGACCTCCTTCAGATGGCCGCCCTGGACCTCGTCCGCAAGGTCTGCCGCTCCAACCGGGCCGAGAAGGGGAAGTACATCAAGATCATCATCTCCCTTTTGAGCTCCCCCTCCACTGCGGTCATCTATGAGTCTGCTGGCATACTCGTCTCCCTCTCATCCGCTCCCACTGCTATCCGGGCCGCCGCCAACACCTACTGCCAGCTCCTTCTTTCTCAGAGCGACAACAATGTGAAGCTTATTGTCCTTGACCGGCTCAATGAGCTCAAGTCCTCCCACAGGGACATCATGGTGGAGGTCATCATGGATGTGCTCAGAGCCTTATCCAGTCCGAATCTTGATATCCGTCGCAAGACCTTGGACATTGCATTGGAGCTGATTACCCCTAGGAACATTGACGAGGTGGTGCTCACCCTTAAGAAGGAGGTTGTCAAGACCCAAAGTGGAGAGCTTGAGAAGAATGGAGAGTATAGACAAATGTTGGTGCAAGCTATCCACACGTGTGCAATCAAGTTCCCAGAGGTTGCGAGCACTGTTGTccatctcttgatggatttccttGGAGACACCAATGTTGCATCTGCCATAGATGTGGTCCTCTTTGTGCGAGAGATAATTGAAACCAACCCAAAGCTCAGAGTTTCTATTATCACGAGGTTGCTTGACACTTTCTACCAGATTAGGGCTGCTCGTGTCTGCTCGTGTGCCCTTTGGATCATTGGGGAATACTGCCTCTCATTGTCTGAGGTGGAGAGTGGGATCGCAATGATTAAGCAGTGCCTTGGAGATCTCCCATTTTACACTACCACTGAGGAGGGGGAGGTGACCGATGCTTCGAAGCAGCCGCAGCAGGTGAACTCCTCTGTTATTGTTTCTTCGAGAAGGCCCATGATTCTGGCGGATGGGACATATGCAACGCAAAGTGCTGCTTCTGAGACTGCTTTTTCTGCCCCCACAATTGTTCCTGGCTCCGTGGCTTCAACTGGAAATTTGAGGTCTTTAATTCTTTCGGGTGACTTCTTTTTAGGGGCAGTTGTGGCTTGCACTTTGACTAAACTTGTTttgagattggaggaggtccagCCATCAAAGGCTGAGGCCAACAAAGCTTGCACCAGTGCCTTATTGATCATGGTCTCCATGCTGCAGTTGGGGCAGTCTTCATTTCTACCCCATCCGATTGATAATGATTCCTATGACAGAATTGTGCTCTGCATAAGACTGCTGTGCAATACAGGTGACGAGGTTCGGAAGATTTGGTTGCAATCATGCCGCCAGAGTTTTGCAAAGATGCTTGCAGAGAAGCAGTTTCGAGAAACGGAGGAGATTAAAGCAAAGGCTCAAATATCTCATGCACAGCCTGATGATCTTATTGATTTCTACCATTTAAAAAGTAGAAAG GGTATGAGCCAGCTTGAGTTAGAGGATGAGGTTCAAGATGATTTAAAACGTGCAACTGGAGAGTTTATGAAGGATGGAgatgatgcaaataaattgaaCCGTATTCTTCAACTAACAGGATTTAGTGATCCTGTGTATGCTGAAGCATATGTGACAGTCCATCATTATGACATTGTTCTTGATGTTACAGTCATCAACCGAACAAAGGAGACGCTTCAGAACCTGTGTTTGGAATTGGCTACCATGGGAGACCTCAAACTTGTAGACCGCCCACAGAACTATACACTAGCACCAGAGTCAAGCAAGCAAATTCGAGCCAACATTAAGGTCTCATCAACAGAAACAGGAGTTATATTTGGTAACATTGTTTACGAGACTTCAAATGTACTTGAGCGAACTGTAGTTGTCCTTAATGACATTCACATTGACATCATGGACTACATATCTCCTTCCACCTGTGCTGATGTGGCATTTAGAAATATGTGGGCAGAATTCGAGTGGGAAAACAAG GTGGCAGTGAACACTGTAATTCAGGatgagaaggaatttttgaatcaCATCATCAAGTCAACCAACATGAAGTGTCTCACTCCGCC TTCTGCATTGGATGGGGAATGTGGCTTTCTTGCAGCTAATCTGTATGCGAAGAGCGTCTTTGGGGAGGATGCTTTGGTGAATGTCAGCATTGAGAAGCAGGCAGATGGGAAGCTTAGTGGCTATATTAGGATAAGAAGCAAGACACAAGGAATTGCCCTCAGCTTGGGAGACAAGATCACTCTCAAACAGAAGGGTGGCAGTTAG